In Chelmon rostratus isolate fCheRos1 chromosome 9, fCheRos1.pri, whole genome shotgun sequence, the following proteins share a genomic window:
- the xkrx gene encoding XK-related protein 2 gives MEEQERDISDIEPQECPSVVENGVMLVVNHSRVHPPFSIVLATVLYCAEFVTAAVLCSKYHKTDDVIWMGFTITFMLLPAVLIQLALTFIHRDLGRDRPLVLFLHLLLLGPVIRCFEALVVYFKAGKREEPYVTISRKISLKKGQGTPMEWEIGQSERILATHRNAFKRTAVIQAFLGSTPQLTLQLYATIQEKYLPPERCTLMIITLISIIYGALVCSVLAIQIRYDDYKVRLRPAAYLCMIIWRGLEIATRLSALVLFSTALTHWVILVGMANLLFFFFLPWVEFWARKGSLTEDVEKNFSKLGTIVVLSMFTLLYACINVFCWSAVQLDLTHRELIERKQHWGRLAMYYCGRFVENLVLITLWYFYKSDFYEYVCAPLLAIQLLISYSFAVLFMLLFYQFCHPCRRLFKYNVHDCLRCVCCRKGTTGARGGRRKPAPSYSTAGTMVLVPEEPLELLDPQNSEPHNLTSQLGERETAIVEDMMEAA, from the exons atggaggagcaggagagagacatCTCGGACATAGAGCCGCAGGAGTGCCCCTCGGTGGTGGAGAACGGAGTCATGCTGGTGGTCAATCACAGCCGGGTCCACCCCCCCTTCAGCATCGTGCTGGCCACCGTGCTCTACTGCGCGGAGTTCGTCACCGCCGCCGTGCTCTGCAGCAAGTACCACAAGACCGACGATGTGATCTGGATGGGCTTCACCATCACCTTCATGCTGCTGCCCGCGGTGCTCATTCAACTGGCCCTGACCTTCATCCACAGAGACCTGGGTCGGGACCGGCCTCTCGTCCTCTTcctgcacctgctgctgctcggcCCTGTCATCAG GTGTTTCGAGGCTCTGGTGGTCTATTTCAAGGCGGGAAAAAGGGAAGAGCCTTACGTCACCATTTCCAGGAAGATCAGTCTGAAGAAGGGACAGGGGACGCCCATGGAGTGGGAAATCGGCCAATCGGAGCGCATCCTAGCCACTCACAGAAACGCTTTCAAACGCACGGCGGTCATCCAGGCTTTTCTGGGATCCACGCCTCAGCTGACGCTCCAGCTGTACGCCACCATCCAGGAGAAATACCTCCCGCCTGAAAGAT GCACTCTGATGATTATCACCCTGATCTCCATCATATACGGGGCTCTTGTGTGCAGCGTTCTGGCCATCCAGATCAGATATGACGACTACAAGGTGCGGCTGCGCCCTGCGGCCTACCTGTGCATGATCATATGGCGAGGGCTGGAGATCGCCACCCGGCTCTCCGCTCTGGTCCTCTTCAGCACGGCGCTCACACACTGGGTGATCCTTGTCGGCATGGCTaacctgctcttcttcttcttcctcccctggGTTGAGTTCTGGGCCAGGAAAGGCTCGCTGACCGAGGACGTGGAGAAGAACTTCTCTAAGCTCGGCACCATAGTGGTGCTGAGCATGTTCACGTTGCTCTACGCCTGCATCAACGTCTTCTGCTGGTCAGCGGTGCAGCTGGACCTCACCCACCGAGAGCTCATTGAGAGGAAGCAGCACTGGGGCCGCCTGGCCATGTACTACTGCGGACGCTTCGTCGAGAACTTGGTCCTCATCACGCTCTGGTACTTCTACAAGTCAGACTTCTACGAGTACGTGTGTGCGCCGCTGCTGGCCATCCAGCTGCTGATCTCCTACAGCTTCGCCGTGCTCTTCATGCTGCTCTTCTACCAGTTCTGCCACCCCTGCAGACGCCTCTTCAAGTACAACGTCCACGACTGCCTGCGCTGCGTGTGCTGCCGCAAAGGAACAACGGGAGCGAGAGGAGGACGACGGAAGCCGGCGCCCTCGTACTCCACCGCTGGCACCATGGTGCTGGTGCCGGAGGAGCCGCTAGAGCTGCTGGACCCCCAAAACTCAGAACCCCACAACCTCACCAGTCAGCTGGGGGAACGTGAGACAGCTATTGTTGAAGACATGATGGAGGCAGCCTGA